GAGTTCTATATTTTAGTTGCATTATTTATCTACGAGGTTTAATCACTATGTCATTGTTTTAATATCTTCAacttttgtttaatatttaaagggtaatgtttttctttttctcacatcggtaaaaaagaagagagagagagattaaaCAGGAGGAAAAATTAAaggaagaaaatgagagaaggAATCGATAATGTGGTAggaaaaatagagaaataaaaaataatgtaaaaagtgTGAAGAGAAAATCAAAATCCATACTTAAATACCATCTGTTAATGTTAGAGTGTACTATGTTTTAACTACTTATGGAGAAAAAATAAAGCGTATATTTTGTCCAAAATAATTCGTTTCATGTATGCAGTTTGTCTTCCGACAACAATTTCTCTACTAGTCAAGCAATATACAGGGGTTGAAACTCAATTTAATTGAGCAAaatgaaaattatcactatacaCGGAGACACCATCCACTAATATTACATTTGATGAATTTTAGCATTCCATGTAGTAGTTTTAACAATATCTACATTCGAATATTTTTGCAATAAAAAGGACAACCAAAAGGAAAAGTAGAATAAAACGGCAAGATACATATTATCAAACAACAAAGTACAAGACTTGACGCATTGTACAAAATCAACCCAAATAACTCCACCTCCACAAACAGCACTAGACCAAATCATGCTGTTTTCTCTCTTCTTGAATGGATTGAAAAATTCTAGCTGCTGATTCCGTCGCGGATTTCCGGTTATGGGGTACAACTTTGATGGCTTGTGTTTGCTGTCTGGTTTCAACAGCGTGAAGAGAAAGAGACTGTGCATCACTTCCGTCAGCAATTTTCCCTGCTCTGATTCCCTGTGCCATTTCACTAGGACTGCTTCTTGTGCTCCCTTGTAACCCTCTCTCCTTCAGGGCCTGAGATTTTTTAACATGTAACCTAGCTCCATTCTTCTGAACTGGCAAGTTAGATGAGCTTTGGTTATGATGAGTGTTAAAATCGGCTCCCTCTACAGATGAATGACCATTTTGACCATGAGAACCTTGTGCAGCAAACTGGTTCACCTGTTCAACGGCTGATCCTGATGTTGCTTGATTCATTACCGGCATGCCAAAGGGAGCGAAGTAGGTGTGACTGGCCGGAGGGACAAACGGTGAAACCCCAACTACTGGATGAGAAGCTGGGAATTGATAGGCGGGATTCATGAAAGTAGCACTGAGAGGTGCTTGTCCGAATGGCCCGCCGCATCCTCCATGCATTGTTCCCTTAAATCCGGGCCCAGGATATGGCTTGTAGACAAGCCCTTCGGAAGGAGACATGACAGGAATTAACCACTGATGTCCAGGTGTCTGATTGAAACACCAGGGACTTGTTTTATTATCAGAAGCTACATTTGCCTGGTGTGGAGTTCCTGAAAAGGGGGTGTGATTTGCAAGGTGGCTACCATTTTTCGGGGACGAAAAAGATGTTCTTTTTGCAACTGCATTCTCAGCTGAACATTCTGTTTTATGGTTTAGCTTTTCAGAATCGTTTTTCCGCTTAGGATTTTGTTGCTGAGGCTCAACAACCACTTCCAATGAGATATTTTTAGGAGGAGATTCCGTCAGAGGAAATTTTCCCATGAAAGCAACATCTTCAAGCAAAACATCCGGTGATGCAGCAATTAGCTGTTGGACctgttgaaaataaaagaatgaatGTGTGAGTGTGAATGAACAGACTTGAAGAGTGAACCTCCAAGTCCATGTGCTCGTGCTTGAGGGAAAAGTTAACATGACTCTCCTTTTGGAATAGCACAAGAGATCCTTTTTACCTTAATCAGTCTGTGCAGTTCAAACACTTGGACTGCAAACACACTCTGTTGACTGTAGAGAGGAATGGTAGTTCAATCAAGAAAATTGCACAATACTCATCTAAAAGGTAAAAGCACCTCTGAAGTAAAGTATTTTTACACACTTTCTTACTTCAAAGGAGCCAAGTAAAAGCTCATACATATGCCAAATAAGAATATAGCTCATAgcagaaaaacaaattatataattcatatgaAATACTTGTGCATTTTTGTTGTTCCTTGTTCAAAATAAAGACTAGACTCAAACAGGAAGCATAAAGCAAGCAATTCAAACATGGACTGGGTATGTGTATGTGGACTATTAAATGGTGCAATACCAGAGTAAACTACAGTTACAGTGTGTAccattataaagaaaaatcctAATCACAATCCCTAAATGTCTTTTAACACAGAAAATTAAGACACTAGAAAATGGGGGAAGAAGAAAAGACAAACTATCCCTTTGTTGTAAGCCATAACATCTATTAACAACTCATCAAGTCATCATCATATACTCTCCAAGTGTCCCTGTACTCCATGAGATCATCCTGCATCATTCGGTCCTTTCTTAGCCCAAGTCCTTCAGTGCAGTAAGGGCAAGTAGTATAGTAAGGGAACTTGCCCTAGTGGTCTCATGGAGAATCAAGTTAGAGGAAACCAAGAGAGGAATATTTCAAATAGTGACATGATCTGCTGTCACAAGGGTACCCCTTCAACACAGTACAATATTTTAAGACTGCTCATCACCCTGTTGTAAGACGATCCAGTATCCaccattaaaaaaactattgagGACTTTGAACATACAAAAAACCAATTTATAAGGGACCCAAAGATGATAAGATTTTCTTTCTTCAAAGCCACATATACAACTcctcaaatgaaaaatattgagGGCATTTACCTAGTATAGTTACAATGCATAAAAGAAACCACTGCAGCTCTACATTTTTAGAAAtaggaaaaagggaaaataccaACAGTAAATGGCAAAAAGGCAAAAGTTTGACATATTTTGCAAACCACACGTCATATCCAAATCAAATATGCACACAAAAACATGAAGGGGATCAAAATAAGGATAGTCAAATCAGTAGACAATTCAAAGTTAGggtttttattctaaaattttgcaCACATGCGCACGTAGGAAACAAGTTTTATGACTTTTcatgacaaaaaattataatatacacAAAActcaaaaattacaaaataccaGTCAGCTGAAACATCTAAGAGGAACCACTTACCACAAATCAGTAAAGGATTTCACAGATAAATAATTCAAGTTTGATAACACCACACCACAGAAACACCTGCTACTGACAATCAACAAGACTTACTTGGCAATTTTTCTTCTTGCTTTCCAGAAATGTTTTTGACCTAATATCCCTACAACATCATCAGGAGAAACAATCAGACTTGATAAATTTGTTACAGTGGAGATCTTGGAAATGTTGTCCCTTTCATCAAAATTTCCCTTCTGTATTGGGCCTCCAGTCCCAGTATCGTGATATTCAGCGTCATTGGTAGCCTCAAGTGGACGTGTTTGGTTTGCTGCAGAATGAAAACAGCCTCTTGGTACAAGGGCATTTCCATTATCAATATCCCTTGTAGAGTTCAGGAGATCATCACCATGCTCAACGTCATTGGATTGGGACCCAGCCACACACTCCTTCTGTAGGCAAGTATCATCCTGATGTAACCTGCTTATATTTGGCACAGAATAATCTTGATCCTCTAGATTTGGAATCACCTTGGCTTGCATCATTAGACTGTCGATAATTTCTCCACTTGAATTGTTTTTGACCGACATTTTTGGTTTCCGTCTACTAGAGCTTACATGTGGATTAGCCTCATTCCCATTCCTCACATCTTTTCTCAGATCAACAGGAAGGGAGCAGGAGCTAAATTGTGTTGGATCCTTGTCACCATCATTTTGCACAGCAACTGAATAACAAAAATTCCTAGCACCGAAAGGAGTGAATTTTTTCCCATCTACACTTTCCATCGTTTTATCATTAGATTGATCAATCCCCGAGCAAGTGTACACGTGAATGTCATCATCTACTTTTTTTCTCCGTTCAAGTTGCACCAATGAAGTGTTCGACCTTGATCCATCATCAGATTGGCGAGAAATATAACTTTCAGCTCGATGAGTGGGTGTTTGTGAAGAGAAACGAACTGGGTAGACATAACTTCTCTCATGGCCATTTCCCTGCAAACACATCAATTCATGTTAGAAATATACATAAATCCATTCATAAACCTTCACCAAACAGCTTAAATTTTCAGCATAGTTACTCATTAACATGGGAACTGACTAACTGAGCCATCACAATGAATCAATTAAGTACTTCAGTCATCACCACACCActcttataaataaaagttgGATTAAGAATACAACAAGAGTTAACAAACAATCCATACAAATTATCCTTGGGAGggatgaaattatttatatggTTTTGGAAGGGTAAACTTGTTAACAACAAGTTGGTACAATCAGCAGATAACCATGTCCATTAAGCATATGTGGTCAGAGGTTCAATCTCATCAGGTCTGTAAGTATGAAATAACATCTGTAGGGAGATGTGGGCCCTTTAAATGGATCTCAGTAGCTCAAGAAATTAGTCTCTAACCATGTGGTCAGAAGTTCAATCTCATCAGGTCTGTATGTATGGAATAAACATCTGTCGGAAGATGTCAGTCCCTTAATTGGATCTCAGTACCTCGAGAGATTAGTCGAAGTCTTTGACTCTCGACCAAACCGAACGATTTGTTTGAAGGTTCAAAGCAACACAAGTtgtacaaaatttatattaaataaaaacaacaaactCCAGgcagaacataaaaaaaaaaaaaagggtttaaTTAAGAATCCCCTAAAATTGCTAAATTCAACTAAACCAAACACAAAACATTTTTCTAGGTCAAACAACTAAAAGAGTGAAGCATAAAGCCACAAAATTAACCCCCAAGACTCACCTGGGTTGGGGGAGGAACTATGTTAGAAGAAGAATTTGGTTTTCGTGGAAGAAGGCGTGGATTGAACTTCTGAGATGGAATACTGAACTGTTCATAAAGAGCCATCTTGTTCCTTGGTGGTGCTCTTGGCCCTCCTTTCTCTGCATCATTCACATGCAGCCTTGGGAACATGGGCCCCCCCAACTTCTCTTCCTCGTTCCCTCTCTTCATCCTaatatctttcttttattttatcttaatttgcACAAGGagatggaagaagaaaaagcataATCTGAATCAAATCTGAAAGGAAAatctaagaagaaaaagaaggagttAGGGATTCTCAGAGCCTCGGACAGGGCTCCGAGGTAAGAGAAGATAGAAAAAAGTGCGGTTTTGTGGGGTCCACTACGACATATCTCTACACATGTTTAGATTTTCTTGCTCAGATTGTTCGCTTcgctttccttttcttttcttttttttgagtaattatcaataaatattgtttgtagtattttttttaaataaaatgaagtaATATTTTGTGTTACCAAAACATCCACGCGGAATTCAATGGGTAGCTCGGAGTttgtgagagagaaaaaaaaatttaaatatgactaatttataaatcaaagattaattgtataattaatCAAAACTTATGAAGATATTTTAGATTTCACGGGAAAACTACAAATtctaattatagttttttttaaagctcCTAATGATATAGTTACCAAAAACGCATCCGTAATATCGGTTGACTTGAAGATTGATTTAtgtcaaaaaaaattgttagtaaTTTCTAATTGGATTTATCTTCCAAGttacataataaaatacttttcttaacgattgattttaaaaacattgtGTATTGtgttttaaagttaaataaaattagttttaaatcaTTCAATAtgcttaaaatatatatttaaattaattttagatttttaattagaatatgtgaatagtataaaaaattacaatcatctaattacaaattacaatgataaattgttagtttttataatattttttcataaaaaattattatttaaaaaattatctaaaaggatttttaattattgataatgtaaaaagatATACTAATCAATGCATCAAATTTAGAGTCTTAATTCTgatacattttttcattataaaaaaatatagataattgTCAAATGAACACATGTTTTCAAAGGTTACCAACTACCCATTTGTAATTTCCGTACCTGTCTCTTTATTGCAAGATAGCTAATCACCTAAACctaattaagattttatttttctttatgtttagttggttgtatattatatatgagagttattataaatcttaatatggaatttaatttttatgataaaaatagaaaataagaaaaataaattgaatttatttttttttcaaaatttaaaatcagtttctgtactttatataaaaaaaactctttatttgtttttaaaaaactcttttcGTTTATAAATGCTTAAAAAAATGTCCAAAACACATTTTATTCTATCCCATcatctataatttataaaaaaattattaaataagtttgTGTACTAAACAAATTCTTAAAACAACTTATAAAATCTTCAAAAATTTTGCCAAACATGTTATCCGGATAATATGTTTGCCAAACATcttaaaaatgtgtttggtaaAAAATTCTACCTTGCTGCTGTTTGTCTCTTTCCATTATGtgcttaaattttcattttcattaaaattagactagattgcttttttattttgtccacAAAACATGCAAAAAGCACGGATTAACTGTTctaattatgaataaaaaaatgactctAAAGTTGCGTAAATGTAACTAGTCTGACAGTTGtactaaataaaattaagtcaAAAAGTTGTTCTCGAAATTTTTTGTCAGCAAAATGAGATCTCCTAATTTCGAaaccaattataattataataagaacTGAGGTATAAGAAATATTATTGACATATTTTCTAACGCATCTTTAatgatatttaaagatattttcatttatatttttttaatgatattttctaaCCAATTAATGacattgttaattaaaatttatagaaaatatgtcttacttttcatttcatttaatgatattttcatttatatttttaattacttttaaccaataataaaatatgtattaaacATATTGAATTAGGAGAATACTAACACCCCTCTCACTcatgcatttaaaaaaaaatactcctcTCACTCTCAACGTTGGAACTTGGAACTATCATAAAATGGATCCTGATAATCCGTCATTGGTTAATCAAACTTTCAAAGGACCacttataaaataatgtttttagaaTTTAGAAGGATTAgatgttgttttaatttaattaaaaaaacaacttaaaataaaattaatcgtTAATTTGGTGAATATACAGAATCAAAAGAAGATTAGAAGAGGGATGCATTTGCTCATCCAATGGTGTTGGGCTCTAATCTTTGAGTTGCATTTTGTGTCCTTCATTCTCATGGAAGCTTCATCGTTGGAAGGAGTGGGAAGAGCACTGAATAAAGCAAGATTCGATATGATTTTCACTCGTCACTATGATCCCATCAGGGCCATCACCATGCAATTACAGAATTACTATATGTTTGgatattactttttatttataaaaaaaaaaaaactagctagCAAATTTTGCATACGTTGTATAagtagttttaaatttaaataaaatttattaataaagaattaattttatagtatatatgtttgttattattaataaatatttaaatatattaaataaaattaaaattaaagaaaggtttgaaaatgaattattaaaatcaataaaatgtatTGATATAATGagacacattttaaaaaattaaaattataataatcttagcatttagtttatttaaaaaaatcattgagtttatataattaatatattaaatacttaaatacgattttagttgtttaaatttgtgtcatttttgtttttggtctctcaaatttataattattttttagtcacctaaatttaaaaatatgctatttttagtctctcttcttaaaaaaaaaaacatatcgatcataaaaaaataaaaaaacaaatgcaGCTTGTTCAAGACTACTATAGAAAGATGGGTTTGGATCGCTTCCTTTAACTTAGATTCTTCCATTGTTTCTGTTCCCAGTGAGAATCCTTtagtattattttcaaaaaaggggagagaaaaattcaaaaaaggTGAAGCAAAAAGAAGATCAAGATCAGCTGAAAGATGAAGTATCATCCGAGGGGGAGCAatcttaagataaaaaaataacatcataTTAGGGGAGTGTCTAaatcttatcttttatattattgtttatcTCATGTACATAACAGACCACATCGTTTGAtgtgaaaatgttttataaaatgagatatATATCATCCTCTAATTATACCTTGTGTGTCTCTTTGCtcttttataactttttgataTTTATTGATACAACttatatttatgatttgttgtcttttttaatcaaaattattaatataattttttatttgatgcgAATAAATATGTACTAAGTTGAGCTAGTTGCATCAGAAATGTCAACATAAGCATTGTCTTTGCCTATGATGGAAAAGCACGATAACAAATATACAATGGTTTTGTAAAGCATTTAAGACATAATTAATCATTTGTTCATGTGATCCATCGTGCATAAAATGtctaattattctttttaagatTTGTTGAAGtgaaaaaagtgaaagaaaagtaAAGTTTTAAACTTCATTTCACATAAAAAGACGTGTCATTATTGTATGCGCAAAGATGCTTTAagcaaaatattatttgataataaaatcaACTAGAGAAGTGTTACTCAAGAAAGATAAACATAGTGTTTTATCAACTCAGACTTGACATGCATTTAATGCTTCAAAGACATGTGCTTCTAATGATTCAACATACGCAAAAAGAAGATTATTTACACACAACAATTACTAGTTGAAGAAGCCTATAAAAACCAGAAGTTTTTGAAGTGTTTAAGCTATGATTTTGGAACAAACTATCTtcttttgctttaatttttttgtattcatatttttataggaTGTAAAGCTCTCaaataaattttgagagaaaacaATTAGCGAGCTTAACTTGTAAATTTGTCTATAAGATGATAGTTGTTGCTTGTACGCATCCAACCTTAAACaattcttttgatttattttaaagcTAAAAGTGATTTGATATGAAATAATACTTGAATTGTAAAGCTTGTGGAAGCTTTTAGTAAGAGTTATAAATGTCACTAAATATACTTGTAACTTTGTTAAAAATGAGTAAAATTTTAATGGATTATCAAAAACTTAATAGAATGAAGATAGTATAAAAGATATATTCTTTGTGATTTATGTTGTTAGCTCACATTCAGTTGTgattttgcttttaaaaaatctatttattaaaatatgtcaGAATGTTTCATATTacataataatttgtaatttttttttataattatattacagATAATAACTttgatcttaaaaaaataatttgtaaacaatttataaattacaattcaacccttcatttttataatttttttctttacacaATTCAAACTAAATCATCTTTTTGGAGTTAGATTAAGTTTTTTCTAGACTACATATATATTCTACTAGAAATAACATATCTAGTACTCAAACGTGAATAAACACACTAACTCggggattttctttttcttttccgaaACATggtgttaattaaaattaaaaagtgttgaaTATTGAACGGAAAAAAACAGTGCCCAATTCttgtgtagaaaaaaaaaaaaaaagcgagAGAAGAGTGCAGAGCAAGCTTAGAAGAGCAAAGTGTGTGTGTGATGTAGTTGGACATTCATTCAGTTCAGTCTCAATCACatggcttcttcttctccctctcACTCATATCTCACACATCTTCCTCTTCATCCCTCTCACCAAGGTTACTCTTCGCACCACCTTcatctattttcttcttcaccGATTTAGggcttctttttcttcatttcaaaacttaaaaagaaaacaaatccgATAActccataaattttaattttaattttcaactatTCAACACTTGGATCGTTTATTTTTATgccataataacaacaacaactctATTTCGTTTTTGAGTTCGTGTTCGTGTTTTTGTGTCATCGGTTACGGTGGAGagataattgaaattgaaaattgacgaATTCGATTTGCGATTGATTGAATTAGGTGATAGTGAGAAGCGCGTGGAGGACGATGAATCGCGCGTTCCGATTCACATCGTGACGGCGGCGTCGCAACTTCCCGTCGAATTTCTGGAACCCTCGCCTCAATCGAAGCTCGTCATCGGCTTTGACTGCGAGGGCGTTGACTTGTGCCGCAAAGGCACTCTCTGCGTAATGCAGGTCCATTCATTCTCTCGTGTTAGATTTCGGTTTATAATTATGTATGtattatatgctgaaattgtaATGTTATATGTTAATGTAAGGAACTCTTTGCTATTACTTGTATCTAAGTTAATAAATAGGAATTAACATATATGTGGGTAGGAGTAAGTAGTAATCTATTACTGCTCTGTCGTGTCTGTGATTTAATTGTGTCATCCGTGTGAGTGATCTTTGGCTGGTAATTgtgttgttttatgttttttaatgtttttgtgaGTTGAGTATTTGGTGATTTACTTGTATTGCATTCTTGCCGTAGAATTTCAATTGAGTTTTGTGTTTCTGCAGCTTGCGTTTCCTGGTGCTGTATACTTGGTTGATGCGATGAGAATTTTTAATGTTGTATGCTGAAGTTGGAATAATATTATTTGCTAATTTGGAGACTCTTTGATATAACTATTATCTATTTGAATAGGAATTTACATATATGTAGATAGCAATAAGTAGTAACCTATTAatgctctgtttttttttttttgagaggcaCCTATTACTGCTCTGTTGTGTTGTTAATTAATTACCTATTGTGATTTTGGGATGGTGATTCTGttgtttttgtgattttttttttaatatttttgtgagTAGACTATATGGTGATTTACTTGTATTGCATTCTTGGCATAGAATTTCAATAGAGTTTCGTGTTACTGCAGCTTGCGTTTCCGGATGCTGTGTACTTGGTTGATGCGATTGAAGGGGGAGAGGAGCTTATCATAGCGTGTAAGCCTGCACTTGAGTCTAATTACATCACAAAAGTGATTCATGATTGCAAACGGGACAGTGAGGTCTCTGATTTATTTGATTGCTTTCTTCCTTGCTTGCTCTGGCCCCTCTTTTGTATATGTTGAAATTTGTGGAATGTTTATTCAAAGGAAACAAAGTGTTTGAGTGGCTTGACTTGTGGTATTAGGCATTTACCATTTTGTCTGGCCATTTAAAGCTCTTATAAACTTCTTGTTGTTTACTAGGCATTGTACTTTCAGTTTGGCGTCAAGTTAAACAACGTAGTGGATACCCAGGTGAGCTTTCTAGTTACTAGGCCGCAGCTTTCCCCATTTTTCTTTACTATTCTTATATGTCCTGTTAAGTTCGCAGAATGAATTATTTCCACTTCCAAAATAGCACATATTTCTTATTATATGAACCCAATGCAATTTTCATCGAGCAATGATTGTTGATATTGGAATGCAACATTGTATATCAGCTTATGGACGTAGTAAAAATGATACTAATTAATATTCTGTTTTTATGATTTTGCTGCCTAGATATGTTTTTCTTACCATTTTTATTAACTTGATTCTGCTCATAAATCAAAATTCAGGTACTTTGTCCCTACTTGGATTTGATGCTTTTAACAATGATATGATTATTATCTTGCCAAAGTGTATGAGATTTGTGTTTTTCCCGTAGTTTTTAGTCTATCTTCAATATACCGGACGTGCCTATCAGCCTATCAACTTTACATGAGTTtacttaataattttgtttcagATTACTCATTTATTCAGTACATGATTAAATCTGTCCTTTTGTGTAGCATCAATCAtgcattttgttttattagaaTATCAGCATTTATGCTTAGAATATTAGTATTTATTCAACCGTATTTTATTTGATTGCTGCAAATTAGGCAATTAGCCAGTAAATTACTCCTTGATTTGTAGTACTTATCTCCTTAATTGATCATATTCATACTAAATACAAGAGATTGGTGTGCTGTGTGCTAGCATATATATGTACTGTTTCTCACAAACACAAATTTTCAACTTGGTATCAATGCTCAGAGTGCGGGTACTGTGGTACCATCTTTGCAATCTAATTCTGTAACTATCATGCTGCTACGTtcctagaaaaaaaataggactGTTAACCCATATTATTTCTGACCTGTGACCATCTCATTCCCTGTTTCTAAGCACCAATTCTGACTTCTGGAACCGTACTTTTTCTTCCAGTCCTTGGCTGGTAAGCATCTTTGCAGCCAACATGTGTAtgtgctttttcttcttctccacaTTTGCTAGCCATCAGTCCAGATTGGCCTGTCTCCTCCTTTGCAGCCAATCCCCAGCCAGAATTTGCAACAGTTCAACTTTCCCAGTGTGTGAGAGCTCCTCTCAAGCTGATATCTTCATGCACCACTCCAGCTTCACCATTCATCTCCAGCTCAGGTCCTTCCTTCACCTTAGG
This region of Glycine soja cultivar W05 chromosome 17, ASM419377v2, whole genome shotgun sequence genomic DNA includes:
- the LOC114392288 gene encoding protein EARLY FLOWERING 3-like — protein: MKRGNEEEKLGGPMFPRLHVNDAEKGGPRAPPRNKMALYEQFSIPSQKFNPRLLPRKPNSSSNIVPPPTQGNGHERSYVYPVRFSSQTPTHRAESYISRQSDDGSRSNTSLVQLERRKKVDDDIHVYTCSGIDQSNDKTMESVDGKKFTPFGARNFCYSVAVQNDGDKDPTQFSSCSLPVDLRKDVRNGNEANPHVSSSRRKPKMSVKNNSSGEIIDSLMMQAKVIPNLEDQDYSVPNISRLHQDDTCLQKECVAGSQSNDVEHGDDLLNSTRDIDNGNALVPRGCFHSAANQTRPLEATNDAEYHDTGTGGPIQKGNFDERDNISKISTVTNLSSLIVSPDDVVGILGQKHFWKARRKIANQQSVFAVQVFELHRLIKVQQLIAASPDVLLEDVAFMGKFPLTESPPKNISLEVVVEPQQQNPKRKNDSEKLNHKTECSAENAVAKRTSFSSPKNGSHLANHTPFSGTPHQANVASDNKTSPWCFNQTPGHQWLIPVMSPSEGLVYKPYPGPGFKGTMHGGCGGPFGQAPLSATFMNPAYQFPASHPVVGVSPFVPPASHTYFAPFGMPVMNQATSGSAVEQVNQFAAQGSHGQNGHSSVEGADFNTHHNQSSSNLPVQKNGARLHVKKSQALKERGLQGSTRSSPSEMAQGIRAGKIADGSDAQSLSLHAVETRQQTQAIKVVPHNRKSATESAARIFQSIQEERKQHDLV